The sequence GCCGACCTCGGCCAACGAGGGGACACTGTGGTACCGCAAGGACCTCTTCGCGGCCGCGGGCCTCCAACCCCCCACCACCTGGGCGGCGTTCTACCGGGCGGCAGCGCGGCTGACCGACCCAGCGCACGACAAGTTCGGGTTCACCATCCGCGGCGGCAAGGGCTCGATCGCCCAGGCCCTGGAGATGATGTATGCCCAGTCCGGGATCGGCTCGTTCTGGGAGGACGGCAAGACCACCGTCAACGACCCCAGGAACATCGCCGCACTGGAAAAGTACGCGGCGCTGTACAAGAAGGCCACCCCCGCGGCCGATCTCAACAACGACTTCGTGAACATGGTGTCCGAGTTCGACCAGGGTGACGTCGGAATGCTGCAGCACAACCTCGGCTCCTACAACGACCACGTCAAGGCGTTCGGCAAGGACAAGATCGAAGGTGTCCCTCTGCCCGCTCCGCAGGACGGAGGAGCACCCACTATCGTCTCCGAACCTGTCGACGGCCTCGGCATCTTCACCTCCAGCAAGCACAAGGCCGCGGCCTGGAAATTTATCGAATTCGCCGACTCGGCGCCGATGAACAGCCTCTGGAACCAGTCAGCCGGTGCCATCCCCGCGAACACCGATGCAGCGGCGGCGCAGTGGATCCAGGACGCCAAGTCGACGAAGGCAGCGATGGACTCGCTCAACAGCCCACACACCAAGGTGGTGCAGCTCCCGTACTACCTACCGGACTGGAACAGCATCAGCAAAGCCGAAAGCGAGCCGGAGTTCCAGAAGCTTTTCCTCGGCAAGGTAACCGCAAAGTCGTTCGCCGACACGCTCGCGGACAAACTCAACTCCGCCCAAGCGGACTACGTCAAGCACAAGGGCTGACAGCGGCAGGGTATTCCGTGCCATAAGGAAACCACTATCCTCGGGGGTCGCGTGGCGATCCCGCTTGGTCGAGACAATGTGCCGACTCGATTCGGCGCCCAGTTGCAGTGGTGAGATGGCGCTGACTCCTGCCATTTTTCAGGGCCGCTTTCCGGTTCTGAATTCTTGCGCGAAGCCTTGCCCATGTGGCGAGCGCGTCCTATGGTGCTGAATATTGCAGCACCTCGACTCCCCTTCACGACATTCGTCGAGTAAGCGCTTGCTGCAACCGAATCCCCCCCACGAAGGAAAACATTCATGAAGCACACGCGGAACTCCACAGCTGCGTCACGCGGGACGCGACGCAAGGTCCTTGCCGGTGTGGCGGCGACGATAGCCTGCTCGGCCGGTCTTCTCGCGTTCCACCCGGCTGTCTCGCAGGCTGCAGCGCCGGCCCTGAACAGCAACGCCCTGTACGTCTCGCCCAGCGGCAGTGCCGGCGCGCCGGGCACCCAGTCCTCGCCGACCACGCTCACCTCGGCGATCACCAAGATCACTGCCGGCGGTACCATCTACATGCTCGGCGGGACCTACAACCTCGCGCAGACCGTCACTATCGCGACCGGCAACGACGGCACGTCCAGCGCCAGCAAGGAGATCTCCGCCTACCCCGGCCAAACTCCGGTGCTGGACTTCTCCGCCCAGAGCGAGAGCTCCACCAACCGCGGACTGCAACTCGACGGCAACTACTGGCACCTGTACGGCCTCACCGTTCAGCACGCCGGCGACAACGGCATCTTCGTCGGAGGCAGCAACAACGTCATCGAGCGCACGGTGACGGCCTTCAACCGCGACACCGGTCTGCAGATCTCCCGGGCTTCCTCGACCACCCCCAAAGCCCAGTGGCCGGCGAACAACCTCGTCATCAGCTCGGAGTCACACGACAACCGCGACTCCACTGGTGAGAACGCCGACGGGTTCGCCGCGAAACTCACCGTCGGCACCGGCAACGTCTTCCGGTACGACGTCTCCCACAACAACATCGACGACGGCTGGGACCTCTACACCAAGTCCGACACGGGAGCCATCGGTCCGGTGACCATCGAGTACTCCCTGTCCTACAACCAGGGCACCCTGACCGACGGCACCCAAGCGTCCAACGGTGACCGCAACGGCTTCAAGCTCGGCGGAGACAAGATCGCCGTCAACAACATCGCGCGTCATGACCTGGCCTACCACAACGGCAAGGACGGGTTCACCTACAACAGCAACCCCGGCACGATCCAGGTGCAGAACGACGTCAGCATCGACAACGTCGAGCGGAACTACTCCTTCGACGCGGGCACCTCCGTCTTCCGCAACGACACCTCCTGCCGGTTCGCCAGCGGTGGGTCGAACGACAAGACGGTCGGCAGCACCGACAGCTCCGATCAGTTCTGGACCGGGACGAACGGATCGCGGTGCTCGTCGTACTCCGGCTCGCTCGGCTGGTCCTTCGCGGCGGACGGCAGTCTGCAGGTGACCTTGGGCGGCAAGGCGGTGACTCTCTGACGCCTTAGGGCGCTGTCCCGGCCGGCCGGTTCGCCCCACCGGGCCGGCCGGTCGGGACAGCACAGCGGCCTCGCGGCTGCCACCACTGGAGCTCCCCCACTGCATACGAGGACGGACAGGAAACGAGAATGGGACGATCAGTCGCACGGCAACTCTCTGCGGCATTGGCCACAATGGCTCTCGCGGTCACGACCGGTGCTGCCTTGTCGGCGCCCCAGGCGTCAGCGGCCACGGCTGGTGCCACGGGCTACGCCACCCAGAACGGCGGGACCACCGGAGGCGCGGGCGGGAAGGCGGTGCTGGCCACCACCGGGACCGCCGTCCACGCGGCCCTGTGCGGCCGGGCCACCAGCAGCACCCCGATCGTCATCGACGTCGAAGGAACCATCACTCCCGCCAACACGACGAAGGTGTCGGGAAGCAGCTGCACCACGACCGACGGCGTGATCGAACTCAAGGAGATCAGCAACGTCACGATCATCGGGGTGGGAGGTGGGGCGGTCTTCGATCAGGTGGGCATCCACCTTCGCGACGCCAGCAACATCATCATCCAGAACGTGACCGTTCGGAACGTCAAGAAGTCAGGGTCACCCACATCCAACGGTGGAGACGCCATCGGCATGGAGCGCAACGTCCACAACGTCTGGGTCGACCACGACAACCTGGAGGCGTCAGGTGGGGAGGCGGAAGGTTACGACAGCCTCTTCGACCTGAAGGACAACACCCAGTACGTGACCCTCTCCTACAGCATCCTGCGCAACTCCGGCCGTGGCGGCCTCGTCGGACACAGCGACAGCGATCTCACCAGCACCTTCATCACGTACGACCACAACCTGTACGAGAACATCGACTCCCGCGCACCCCTGCTGCGCGGCGGCACAGCCCACATGTACAACAACTACTACGTGAGCCTGAACAAGTCCGGCATCAACTCCCGCGTCGGCGGGCGCGCGAAGGTGGACAACAACTACTTCAAGAACTCCAAGGACGTCCTCGGCACCTTCTACACGGACGCCTTGGGCTACTGGCAGGTCAGCGGAAACGTCTTCGACAACGTGACCTGGTCCGCGCCCGGAAGCGAGAACCACCCCGCCGGCCCAGACCCACAGTCCAACACCACCATCAGCATCCCCTACTCCTACCACCTCGACGACGCCAATTGCGTACCGGACATCGTCAGCCGGACCGCCGGCGCCGACACAGGCCTGCAGGTGTCGAACGGCAGCTGCTCGCCGTAGGCATCCCCACTTCGCCGTTGCGAACGGCGCATTGACATCACATGACGAGTACGGCCGCCCCGACGATGGCCCCAAGATCCCCAAGACTGGAAACGCACCGAGTTGAACGAGATCGTGGTCACGCCATTCACCTCGGCAAAGTGCGGACCACACAGTATCGCTGCCGGTGTGTCAGCATCCTCCACCTTCTCCGGATGGCTGACCGATCCGCTTCCGCGAACGCCCCCTCCGGACAGCATCAGTCGGCAGACTCACGGCTCGCGGCCTTCGTCCTGTTCACGTGCATCCTGATGAGAGCACGGGATACGACGAAGGCCGCCCCCGTTCGGCGAAACCCCAGGCGAGCGATCGAGTACGAGACCGTTCGAGGCCGAGAGACAGCGGAACGAGAGGGAGATGCCGCCGCTGGACCGCCGCGGGTATGTGCTCCGACCTGCCCGCGGTCAAGAGCCCGATGCGGGGAACTCCCGGCACCGGTGTTCGTAGTCGCGGACCAGTCTGCGGTGCAGCATCATGATCCCGTTCGCCTGCTCCACTCGCCACCGGATCGGCTGCGGCACGAACCCGCTGGTCGTCGGGTTGCGCTCGACGACTTCGACATCGAGGCCCACCGGGAGTGTCTAATAAACGGCCCTGTCTCACTTTCGGTGGTGACGGAGAGTCGTGGGGGTCGTTGTTGTTGGCGTGAGGGATGTCAACGAGCTTGTCCAGATGGTGTTTTCGGGGTTACTCCCGCTGGTCGTCGAAGATGTGGTCGACGAGGGGCAGCGGATCGAGGTGCGCGCGCGAACTCCGCAGGGTGACGCGGTCTGTCCGGTTTGTGGGGCCTCATCGGGGCGTGTGCACGGCTATCAGCTGCGGACGGTGGCCGACATGCCGCTCGACGGCCGGCGGGTGGTGGTCCGCGTGCGGGTGCGGCGTCTGCTGTGTCCTACGTCCGGCTGCCGCTACACCTTCCGCGAGCAGGTGCCCGGCGTCCTAAAGCGATACCAACGGCGCACGGCCCGTCTGACCAGGCAGGTCAAGGCCGTGGTCAAGGAGTTAGCGGGCCGGGCGGGATCACGTCTGCTGACGGTGCTCGCGGTGGGCGTCTCGCGTCATACGGCCCTGCGCGCCCTGTTGAACATCCCCTTGCCCACCGGGCGGACGCCCCGTGTGATCGGCGTCGACGACTTCGCCCTGCGCCGGCGGCACCGCTACGCCACTGTGGTGATCGACGCCGAGACCCATGAGCGGATCGAGGTGCTGCCCGACCGCACCGCCGACACCCTCGAAGCGTGGCTGCGCGGGCATCCGAACGTCGAGGTCGTCTGCCGTGACGGCCCGGCCACCTATGCGCAGGCGATCCGCCGGGCTCTGCCCTACGCGGTGCAGGTCGCTGACCGCCGGCATCTGTGGCACAACCTGTGCGAAGCAGCCCTGAGCGAGATGAAGGCACACAGCACGTGCTGGGCCACCGTCCTGGACGCACCGATCTACGACGGGCCCCGCGCACAGACCACCCTGGAACGCCGGCACCAGGTCCACGGTCTCCTCGACCAGGGCGTGGGCCTGCTCGAATGTGCCCGTCGCCTCCAACTGGCCCTGAACACCATTCAAGCGCTACGCCCGAGCCGACCGGCCCGAGCGGATGCTCCGCGTCCCCAAATACCGCGCCGGCCTCATCGCCCCCCACCGCGACCACCTGCGCAAACGCCGGGCCGAGGACCCCGCCGTCCCCGTCAAGCACCTCTTCGACGAGATCAAAGCCCTCGGCTTCACCGGCTGCCTCAACCTCCTGCACAAGTACATCAACCAGGGCCGTGCGGACGCCGAGCGCAGCCACATCTCCCCGCGCCGCCTCGCCCGGATGCTCCTCACCAGGCCGGACAACCTCAAGGCCGAGCAACACGAACTCCTGGCCAAGCCCACCGCGGCCTGCCCCGAGATGACCCAACTGGCAGAGGCGATCGCAGACTTCGCCCCGCTCTTGGCGCCGCATGCCGACCATGCCGACGCGCTCACCTCCTGGATCGCCCAAATCCGAGCGGCCGACCTGCCTCACCTGCACGCCTTCACCCGGGGCCTGGACCGCAACCTCGACGCCGCGATCGCCGGGCTCACGCTCGCGTACAGCAACGGCCCCACCGAGGGCGTCAACACCAAGACCAAACGGATCGCGCGCCAGATGCACGGGCGAGCAGGATTCGCCCTGCTCCGCCACCGCATCTTCCTCGGATAACAGCACCCTCCGTCACCACCGAAAGTGAGACAGGGCCGTTAAATTGACACACCCGGAATGCGCTGGTAGGCGGTGAAAGGTCGGGCCGGGACTCCAAAAGGGAGGAACCCCGGCTGGGCCCGACAAGGGCAGCCCGAACGCCCCCCTGCCGGGGCCCGCTCGGAGGGCGGGTGAGGCGGCTTGTGTCGTTCACGGATGAACGTGGCCGGTGGGGCGTTACTTCAGGTGGTGTACCGAGAGGGTGTAGATGCCGCGCCCGTGGGTGGCGGCGTACAGCTTGCCGTCGGGGCCGATCTCCAGCTGGAGTACGGCGACAGCGGGCAGGGAGCCGACCCGTTCCCAGGTGGTGGTGTGCGCGGCGTGGTAGACGACGCCCAGGTCTGTGGCGACGGCGAGGCCGCCGTTGGGCAGTACGACTGCATTGTCCGCGGGCACGTCAGGGAAGTTGCCTGAGATGTCCTTCCACGTGGTGCCGCCGTCCGTTGTTTCAAAGACATGGCCGACGCCCGCGCCGGGGCCTTCGGTCCACTGCCGGGAGAAGCCGCTGACGGTGAGGTAGGCGTGTTCGGCGTTCTTCGGGTCGATGGCGATGCCGCTGAGGTAGCGGTTGGGTACGGTGCCGTTCGCGGGGAGGCCGATCCGGTGCCAGCCGGTGCCGTCCGCATTGCCGACGGCGATGCCCCGGGTGAAGCCCTGGCTGTCGCAGGGGCCGCACCACGCCGCGTACACCTTTCCGTCCGAGGAGGCGACCGCGGTGGCGGTGTGTCCCTCGCCGAGGTCGAAGGCGTCGCTCCACTCGGAGCTGCTGCGGATGGCGTAGCCGTGGGTCTGTACCCAGACGTGCCTGCCGCCGGCGATCCAGGTTGAGCTGTTCTTGCTGTCCGCTGTCATGGGGGCGACGAACCGGGCCTCACCGGTCGCGTTGTCCGGCGGTGCGACCGAGAACGAGGTGGCCGTGGACGGGTCGGTTTCCCAGGAACCATTGTTGATCGCACAGTCCTGGGTGACCTGAATCTGCAAGTAGACATAGGCCTGGGCGATGTTGCAGCCGCCTGCGGGGTCGGTGATCGTGGTGGTGCCGTCTCCGCCGAAGTTGGACCCCATGACCTTGTCGCCGGCGCGCAGTTCGGACTGGCCGTTGTCCTGGAGGCCGCCGGTGACCGCGACGCCGTGGCCCGAGGGGTCCTTGCCGACACCGACCGAGTAGTACTGGAGGGTGTCGATGGTGCCGTCGTTCAGCGAGGTCCAGTCGGTGGCGTGCCCCGCGGCGTCCTGGGAACCGTTGAGAGGACGGCGGTAGGCGCCGCCGTCGTTGCCGACGTACACGTACGGCTTTCCGTGGTAGCGGCCGATCGCGACGCCGTGCTGGTCCGAATGCGTCGTCTGGCTGCAAGTACCTGTCTGCTCGGAGGGGTCAATACTCCAGCAGGGGAAGTCGAAGTTCCAGTACGGGCCGACCGTGGACCACTGGGCACCGCCGTCCTTGCTCTCGAAGACCTCTTCGAGCCCGGCGTAGACATGATCCGCGTTCGAGGGATCGACAGCGAGGAACTGGTTGTACCAGGCCTGCACGCCAGGCATGAAGCCGTCGTCCGTCAGGGCCGAGCCGGACGCGCTGAGCTGACGGTAGTCGGCCGTCTTGGTCCACGGCCCGAACGGGGAGCCCGACTTGGAGACGTAGATACCCTCCAGCGAACTGTCCGGGTTGCCGGCAAGCTCTTCGGGCGACTGGTCGATCGCGTAGTAGCGCGACCCGTCGGCGGACGCCGCGAAGGTGACTTCACCGATGTCGTCCGCGTCGGTGGGAAGGCCACCGAGGCCGGCGGTCACCTTCTGCCAGGTGCCGTTCTTCTTCGCGTAAAAGCCGTTGTAGTCGTCACCGCTGCGCCAGCCAACCGCGAGGAGGACCTTGGAGGGGTCCTTGGGGTCGACGGCGACGTCGTTGGTGATGTTCTTGTACGGCGCGTCCGGGTCGTCGGCCTTGGAATGGCCGGGCAGGTAGGCCGGGTTGGGAGCGAACTGGAGCTTCCAGGGCCCCGACAGGCGTGTGGTCGAGTGACTCCACACGCCTTCGCTCGTGGCCGCCCACACCGTGCCCGCGCCGAAGCGCAGCTCGTGGATGGTGGTGCTCTCCAACTCGTCCCCACCGACCCGGTCGGCTTGCGAGAACGTGCCGTGGTGCGGGTCGGACAGGACGTAGACACCACTGCCGAGGTACGCGTCGGCGTTGGTGGTCGCCTCGCCGGTGCCCAGCCACAGGCGTCCCTTGCCGTCCAGGGCGAGGCTGCCGGTGGCCTGGGTCGGAAGACGGTCGCTGACGGGCGTCCAGTGGCCGCCGCCGGTACCCGAGCGCCAGACGCCGCCGCCCGCGCTCCCGGCGTAGACATAGCCGTCGTCGTCGGCGGCCATGGCGGACATCCGGCCGGTCACCAGGCCGGAGCCGCCGCTCGAGTTCGAGTCGATGTCGCGGTAGCGCGGATCGTCGGAGTCGTACGGCAGGTCGGTGATGTTCTTCCACGTGCCGCCGGTGCCGTGCAGGGCGGTCAAGCTGTCCCAGGCCGCACCGAAGGCACCAGGGGAGACCACGCCGGGAGCGGTACGGGCCTCGGCGAACTGGTCCGCGCCCTCGGCGATCTCGTCCGACTCGTTGCCGTCATCGTCGCTCCCGTCCTCGCCTGCCACGTCTGCGGTGAAACTGCCGACGGACGCCTTCCGGTCCTGGGCGAGTTGGGCGGTCGCACGTATGCCGAAGGGGTGTTGCTCGCCACCGGGCACCGCGCTCGCCGGTACGGCGATCAGTGTGCCGGATACGGCGAGGACACAGATCGTGAACCATCGTCTCTTGCGGGTGAACAGTGCCACCTTGACGCCTCCCGAACGGGGAACAGAACGATTGATCGAACAAACCTGAACACAGACTTCAGAGCATCTCCCTTTCGGACACGTAGATTTGAGCAAATCTTGTCCGGTACCTGCCATAGATGCGGATACTTCGGGCGAACTTCCGGTCGGCGGGGACGCCGCAGGGCCCGCCGACCCGGACCCGAGCGACAGGACTCCGGAGCGCCGCCACATGGCTTCACTCGCCAGAGACCGCTCTGACACCACTTCCTTGACGGCCCTGCGCTCCCAGGGTCTGTTCGAGGTTCGGATCCTCGTGAGGCCCGGTGGCCCATTGGCCCGATGGCCCAGTGGCCCGGTGGCCCGATGGCGGCGGCCGGTACAACTCGGGCGTGGCGCGATTTGACGTGACGGAGATCCCGAACGGGCTTTGATCGAGCCGCTGTTGCCGGCAGCGGCCACCGGCCCGTTGCCGCGGCGGGTGCGGGACCAGTTCAACGGGGCGCTGTGGCGGTTGCGCACCGGCTGTGGCCGGCGTGACGTCCCCGACCGGTACGGGCCCTGGTCCACGCTCTGCTCCCGGTTCGGCAACCGGGCCAAGGCCGGGGCGTTCCAGGACGTGACGGACGCGTCGATCGCCGAGGCGGCCACGCGGGGTCAGGCCGGCCTGGAGTTGGTCAGCGTGGACTCCACGATCGTGCGGCCACACCACGAATCGGCAGGTCTGACAGTGGCCGGGAAAACCCTGGACGCCCTGGAACAGGCACTGACCGAGGAAAAGGGGCCTCTGCTTCCGCAGCAACCGCCGGCGCCGGTGCTGCGGGTGATCCGCCGATAGCCGACACGGACACCGGTGGCACGAACGCGCCGGACTCACAACGGGCGGCAGCGCGACGGCGCCGCAGAGCCAGGGCTGATGCCGCCGGGCTCAGCCGGTCCAGAGGCGGACCGAGCAGCAAGATCCACGCCGCGGTCGACGCCGCCGGCCGCTGTCGTTCGTCCTCACCCCCGGACAGGCCGGGGACAGCCCTCAGTTCCCGAACGTGCTGGACAAGATCCGCATACCCGGCCCGGCCGGCCGCCCCCGAAGCCGCCCGGACGCCGTCGCTGAGCAACCGCCATCGGGCTCGGCCGCCAGGCCGTGGAAGACCACCTGCCGGGGCCGGCCGACTCCCACTTCGCCAAGCGTGTCGCGGTCTGCGACAGCGACCCCGGCAACGCCGCCGCCCAGGCCCAGCAGCTGTCATGAGCCTGGACTCCACCGGCACTGGACGCACCCGCCGGGCCAGGCGCCCGAACGCCGCGCTTCAAACCTTCGACATCACCCTCGACGGCCGGCTCACCGCCGGAGCCCGCCGAAGAGATCCGACCGAGTTCCACGTCCGCGACACAGACCCAGACCCCGCCACTACGGGTATGTGCGTCGCCGCGCTGCTGTGGCAGGGTTCTTCACCTGAGGTGGAGGGGGCGCGGGAGCGGCCCGGGTGGGTGAGGACGGGAGCAAGGCGATGGCTCGTTACGTGATGGCCACGACGGACGCCGCGGGCGCGGGCGGCAAGGAACGCGTGACGTTTCAGACGCCTCCCCTCAGGGACGTTGCCGCATTCGGTGACGGGTACCAGTCGGGGTACGTGTCGGTGACCGACGAGCGGGGCGCCGTCACCCTCTACGGGAGGACCGCGGACGGGCCATGGACGGTGGTCGCGGCCGACGTCGACGCCGCGACGGCTGGCGAGTTGGGCCGCTGGTTCGAGGTCACCGTGCACCTCGGGGGCTCGGACGACGCAGCCGCGCAGGGCCCGCGGATGGCGGCGCGCGCGGTGTCGCTGGTCGTCGAACGGATCAGGGCGCGCCACCTCGACTACCCCACCCAGGACCTGGCCGCGGACCGCTTCACCGGTGGCTGGAGCGTGTACGCCGCGGTGGACGTCGACGACAGTGATCCGACGGCGTTCCTGGACATGCCGGTGGGGCGTTCGGTGTTCCTGGTCGGCGACACCGGGCGGGTCAAGGAGATATCGAGTTCCGTTCCCCCGCGCCAGGCCGAGGAGTTGTTCACCGCACAGGAGGCGTACGTCCGGCGCCCGCTCGGCACGTTCGACGCCGAGGTGATCGCGGCACGGTCCCAGGGCCTGCTCGGACCGCTGGCCCAGCAGCTGGCTCTGTTGGGTCCGCCTGGTCTCCCGGCATGGGACCGGTTCCGCGCCGTCTTCTCCTTCACCGTCTCCGCCGAGGTCGCGCACCTGCGGTTCTGGACGGGGGAACGGTCCTTCGACGTCCCGGTACCCGAGACGCTGGCACTGCTCGTCCGCCGCCAGCGGCATCTCGCCGCGAGCATGCCGGCCGGCCCCTGGCTCCGGCTGCAACTCGCGCTCACCCACACCACCGGCATGAACGCCCAGATCGCAACGGAGTACGACTACGGTGACCGGACCCTCCCCCACGAGGAACTACTGAGCCCTGCGAACTACCGTGACGACCTTGCCGCATACCCCCGCCCCCACGCCCCGTCCTGGCTCGCGGCGTATGTCGCGGGAGGCACCCCGCCCGCCTCCGCACCCGCTACGGCACGCACCGCAGCGCCGGCGCCCGCCACCCGGACGACTACCCCGCCACCCCCTGCGCCGGCACGCAAGATCGA comes from Streptomyces sp. NBC_00448 and encodes:
- a CDS encoding ABC transporter substrate-binding protein; translation: MPQPNASRPDRPPLRISIRAPRLIGTIAIAAALSLTAAACGSSGGSPGAEGNGKGKIVFWDNNGGVRTAVWKQIIAAFEKKYPQIKVEYVGIPITDVQKKYDTAAAGGGLPDVGGVGTAYLADLVAQGVLAPLKDRIDAGPLKGKLVKGMVSSVQAAGGHDQQMYSVPTSANEGTLWYRKDLFAAAGLQPPTTWAAFYRAAARLTDPAHDKFGFTIRGGKGSIAQALEMMYAQSGIGSFWEDGKTTVNDPRNIAALEKYAALYKKATPAADLNNDFVNMVSEFDQGDVGMLQHNLGSYNDHVKAFGKDKIEGVPLPAPQDGGAPTIVSEPVDGLGIFTSSKHKAAAWKFIEFADSAPMNSLWNQSAGAIPANTDAAAAQWIQDAKSTKAAMDSLNSPHTKVVQLPYYLPDWNSISKAESEPEFQKLFLGKVTAKSFADTLADKLNSAQADYVKHKG
- a CDS encoding right-handed parallel beta-helix repeat-containing protein; the protein is MKHTRNSTAASRGTRRKVLAGVAATIACSAGLLAFHPAVSQAAAPALNSNALYVSPSGSAGAPGTQSSPTTLTSAITKITAGGTIYMLGGTYNLAQTVTIATGNDGTSSASKEISAYPGQTPVLDFSAQSESSTNRGLQLDGNYWHLYGLTVQHAGDNGIFVGGSNNVIERTVTAFNRDTGLQISRASSTTPKAQWPANNLVISSESHDNRDSTGENADGFAAKLTVGTGNVFRYDVSHNNIDDGWDLYTKSDTGAIGPVTIEYSLSYNQGTLTDGTQASNGDRNGFKLGGDKIAVNNIARHDLAYHNGKDGFTYNSNPGTIQVQNDVSIDNVERNYSFDAGTSVFRNDTSCRFASGGSNDKTVGSTDSSDQFWTGTNGSRCSSYSGSLGWSFAADGSLQVTLGGKAVTL
- a CDS encoding WD40/YVTN/BNR-like repeat-containing protein yields the protein MALFTRKRRWFTICVLAVSGTLIAVPASAVPGGEQHPFGIRATAQLAQDRKASVGSFTADVAGEDGSDDDGNESDEIAEGADQFAEARTAPGVVSPGAFGAAWDSLTALHGTGGTWKNITDLPYDSDDPRYRDIDSNSSGGSGLVTGRMSAMAADDDGYVYAGSAGGGVWRSGTGGGHWTPVSDRLPTQATGSLALDGKGRLWLGTGEATTNADAYLGSGVYVLSDPHHGTFSQADRVGGDELESTTIHELRFGAGTVWAATSEGVWSHSTTRLSGPWKLQFAPNPAYLPGHSKADDPDAPYKNITNDVAVDPKDPSKVLLAVGWRSGDDYNGFYAKKNGTWQKVTAGLGGLPTDADDIGEVTFAASADGSRYYAIDQSPEELAGNPDSSLEGIYVSKSGSPFGPWTKTADYRQLSASGSALTDDGFMPGVQAWYNQFLAVDPSNADHVYAGLEEVFESKDGGAQWSTVGPYWNFDFPCWSIDPSEQTGTCSQTTHSDQHGVAIGRYHGKPYVYVGNDGGAYRRPLNGSQDAAGHATDWTSLNDGTIDTLQYYSVGVGKDPSGHGVAVTGGLQDNGQSELRAGDKVMGSNFGGDGTTTITDPAGGCNIAQAYVYLQIQVTQDCAINNGSWETDPSTATSFSVAPPDNATGEARFVAPMTADSKNSSTWIAGGRHVWVQTHGYAIRSSSEWSDAFDLGEGHTATAVASSDGKVYAAWCGPCDSQGFTRGIAVGNADGTGWHRIGLPANGTVPNRYLSGIAIDPKNAEHAYLTVSGFSRQWTEGPGAGVGHVFETTDGGTTWKDISGNFPDVPADNAVVLPNGGLAVATDLGVVYHAAHTTTWERVGSLPAVAVLQLEIGPDGKLYAATHGRGIYTLSVHHLK